From one Populus alba chromosome 17, ASM523922v2, whole genome shotgun sequence genomic stretch:
- the LOC118057024 gene encoding cytochrome P450 81C13, giving the protein MLTNNLHFTMDYMYYCLAFFLSSFLVFKLVFQRSRNLPPSPFGFPIIGHLHLVTKPPMHKVLAILSNKCGPIFTLKLGSKNIVVVCSLSAAEECFLKNDIVFANRPQSIFFHYWSYNYAAFLFAPYGHLWRTLRRFSVTELFSRSCLDRSTAITEEIRTLLRLILSKVSDDGAKKVDLKYFFTITSLNVIMKMIAGKKWVEEEKAACLDSGKQCLEDVQKIFPSNTGTILKWVGYKVEEESVIKVFKERDEFLQGLIEEVKRKETSSVTSNPAEGVKDQITVIGSLLALQKSDPELYTDEVVKGTMATLYLAGVDTVDFTTEWAMTFLLNHPERLERVKAEIDREVGHELLVQESDLPKLRYLRCVVNETLRLYPPAPLLLPHAPSEDCIIGGYEIPRGTIVMVNAWAIHRDPKLWEDPESFKPERFEGLNNEGEKQGFIPFGIGRRACPGNHMAMRRVMLALAALIQCFEWERVGQELIDMSIVKALISVQKAKPLEAICTPRPFTTSLISPP; this is encoded by the exons ATGCTTACAAATAATTTGCACTTCACCATGGACTACATGTACTACTGCCTTGCTTTCTTCCTCTCCAGCTTTCTTGTATTCAAACTTGTATTCCAACGTTCCCGCAACTTACCACCAAGTCCTTTCGGTTTTCCGATCATAGGCCATCTCCACCTTGTCACGAAGCCACCAATGCATAAAGTGCTAGCAATTCTTTCAAATAAATGCGGTCCAATTTTTACTCTTAAATTAGGCAGCAAGAacattgttgttgtttgttcttTATCAGCAGCTGAAGAATGTTTCCTCAAGAATGATATAGTTTTTGCCAACAGGCCTCAGAGCATATTTTTCCATTATTGGAGCTACAACTACGCTGCCTTTTTATTTGCTCCGTATGGCCATCTCTGGCGGACTCTGAGACGTTTCTCGGTCACTGAACTGTTTTCTCGAAGCTGCCTTGATAGGTCTACTGCCATTACTGAAGAAATTCGCACCCTTCTCCGCCTAATTCTGTCCAAAGTCTCTGATGATGGAGCCAAGAAGGTGGACTTGAAGTATTTCTTCACAATCACCTCTCTCAATGTAATTATGAAGATGATTGCTGGAAAGAAGTGGGTGGAAGAGGAGAAGGCTGCCTGTCTCGATTCAGGAAAGCAGTGTCTTGAGGATGTCCAAAAGATATTCCCTTCAAATACAGGGACCATTTTGAAATGGGTTGGCTacaaggtggaggaggagagtgTGATAAAGGTGTTTAAAGAGAGGGATGAATTCTTGCAGGGATTGATAGAAGAGGTGAAACGAAAGGAAACAAGTTCAGTTACAAGTAATCCTGCTGAAGGAGTGAAGGATCAGATAACTGTTATTGGAAGTCTATTGGCCCTCCAAAAATCAGACCCTGAATTGTATACGGATGAAGTTGTCAAGGGTACCATGGCG ACACTCTATTTGGCGGGAGTAGATACAGTAGATTTCACTACAGAATGGGCAATGACATTTCTGCTGAACCATCCAGAGAGATTAGAGAGGGTGAAAGCAGAGATTGACAGGGAAGTCGGACATGAGCTCTTGGTACAAGAGTCTGATCTTCCCAAGCTAAGATATCTCCGTTGTGTCGTTAATGAGACCCTTCGTTTGTATCCTCCAGCCCCACTTTTGCTGCCTCACGCACCATCTGAAGACTGCATCATAGGTGGCTACGAGATACCACGAGGCACGATTGTGATGGTGAATGCATGGGCCATACATAGGGATCCCAAGTTGTGGGAAGATCCTGAGAGCTTCAAGCCGGAGAGATTTGAAGGTCTTAATAATGAAGGGGAAAAACAAGGATTCATCCCATTCGGTATTGGGAGAAGGGCTTGCCCTGGGAATCACATGGCCATGCGCAGAGTGATGCTGGCATTGGCTGCACTTATTCAGTGCTTTGAATGGGAAAGAGTCGGACAGGAACTGATAGATATGAGCATAGTAAAAGCTCTTATCTCTGTACAAAAGGCTAAGCCTTTGGAGGCTATTTGTACTCCACGCCCTTTCACAACTAGTCTCATCTCTCCACCCTAA